CTTTGTCGCTATCGCGCACTAGCAAGGATCAATTCAAAGCGGAAATCAAATACCGCGACGATAAAGGTAAGCTCGAAACCAAAGACTTCCAAGGATCGCGTGAACAAATTCGCAAGGATATTGACGCCGAGAAGGATTTGCCTACCAACGAGCGCGATCAATTGCTGCGGGCCATCTCCTTGGCGCGGAATCCCTGGGAAGCCGATTTTCCATATGTCGAATTCATCCCGAATAATGGAATCTTTTGGGATTTCTTCGAACCGGCACAACAGTCCAACCACTGACGCGCGGGGCAGCCCCCGGTGGTTGGTACATCAACCGGGAACGTCTCCGGCCGGGGGCTGCCGTTTATACTCGATGAGCTTCAATCTTGAAAATCGACTAAATTGTTAGTGCGGGATCAAACACAGGTGAGCCATGTCCGCCTACCGCTGGCGATTGTTCAAATTGTTTGGAATTCCCATCTCGGTAAACTTGAGTTGGGTCGTTATCCTCGCTCTCATCACACTGACGATATCTGCATCAATTCCCGCATGGACAAATGAATACTTTGGTGCCAGCGCTTCACAGCTTGTGCTGTGGCAGAGATGGCTTCTTGGATTGATTGCTGCATTGACCTTCTTTGCCTGTATCGTTCTTCATGAACTAGGCCACGCCTTAGTGGCCCGCTCCTGGGGTTTGCCAATTCAAGGCATCACGCTGTTTCTTTTCGGCGGAGTTTCGGAACTTAAAGGGGAGCCAACGTCGGCGGCGAGCGAGTTTTGGATGGCTGTTGCCGGTCCATTTGTGAGCCTACTCCTGGGACTGGTTTTTGGGTTATTGGCATGGTTGGGTTATCAGGCTGGCTGGTCTCCACCGATAGTCGTCGTGTTTGGTTATCTTGGCGCCATCAATCTTTTGCTGCTTGCGTTCAATATGGTTCCGGCATTTCCGTTGGATGGCGGTCGAGTGCTACGTTCCGCTTTGTGGGCGACTACGGGGAATTTGCGTCGGGCCACACACTGGGCGTCAGCTGCCGGGCAAGTTTTTGCCTGGCTGCTGATTGCCTGGGGTATCGTCCAACTTTTTGCCGGAAATTGGTTAGGAGGCATTTGGTTGGGATTGATCGGTATGTTTCTCAATGATGCCGCGCAAAGCAGTTATCGGCAGGTCATAATTCGCAATGCCTTGAGGGGAGAGCCCGTACGGCGATTCATGAATTCTCAACCGATTGTGGTGCCACAGTCTCTCGATCTATCTCATTGGGTTGAAGATTACGTGTACCGCTTCCATCACCGCGCATTTCCGGTAACGTCGAACGGACACTTGGAGGGATATATTAGCACACAAGAACATAGCAAAATGCCCCGCACCGAATGGATTCGGCGCACAGTGGGCGAGGTCATGCAGAGAAATTTGGAACCCATCGAAATTACACCGGAGGCCGATGCACTGGCTGCTCTTGGAAAAATGCAGCGTAGCGGCTGCAGCCGTCTACTGGTGGTTGAGCACGAACAACTCCTGGGAATTATCAGTGTGAAAGATCTCTTGCAGTTTTTAGATTTAAAAATGGAATTAGAATCGGGTGAAGACAACACCCTCGATCGGTGCACGTGAAAGAGCTTTCGGGCACTGATGAAGAATGGGCACCAGTAATAATATGGAGACCGCCATGAATTCACGGCTATTGGTGGCACATTCGGATGAGGAATTATTGAGTATCTATCAAAGCTTCTTTTGGGACAAAGGCTTCGAAGTCGAAGTCGCTGCGAACGTGGAGGAATGTTTGGTGACATTGCCCGAATTTGAACCGGATCTTCTCTTAATCGAACACGAACTGCGCGGCGGCGGCAGTGACCGGGTGATTTCCTTTTTACGTGACTACGAGCCAAAGTACGTTCCCTCAGTAGTACTTTTGTCCAATCATCGCCAACTAAGCGATCTAGAAATGTTCGTTAACCCGCCCATCTACGCTTGTTTAAAGATGCCCGTAAGCCATTACAAAGTCTTGGAGGCGGTTTGTAACCTGGGGGGTCTGCAGTTTGTTGAATAGGGGCTCTGTGTCAGTGCAATCCGTCGGGCCCGCAAAGGACAAGGCAAATACTGAAGTTGCATTAGCGTGTAACAATAGTTCGAGTTGACACAAAGTTGACACAGAATGGCTTACACAAGCTCACTATAACTGCCGCGCAAGTAAGATAACAAAAACGGTTTAATATCTGGGATAAAATTAATAGAGGAAGCCGCTAGAGTTTTTGCTGGCGGGTTGTGAAGCAGAGTTTCATGGCTTTTGGTTGCGTCTTTTCTGCCACCAGGCGTCGAGTGCTATACCAAATCCTAAGCTCACAATAATCCCTCTTCCAAGTTGCCGAGCGAAAAACCGATCTGATTCGTCGGTATAGGTCGGAAACGTGCAGATCACTGCGAATGCAGGAACACAAATGGCAATCCAAACAATTTTGTGAAAAAGTCGTACGGCATTCCCAGCGTCGGCTACTATTGCACTAGTGCGTTGTTGGCTACTGGGACCTTAGAACCACCGGACAAAACTAACTTTGATTGATCCAGGTACGATAACAGATGACTGCTGCGGCGAGGGTCAGGAAGGCCTGATGGACAAGCGGGTTTCGGTCCCAACGGGTGCGGAGTCGTCGGAACTGATGCAACCAACTTAGCGTGCGTTCGATGAACCAACGCATCGTTCCTAGACCGGCCTGGCTTTGTCCTCGATGGGGGATCAGGGGTACGATGCCGAGCCAACGCAGTAGTTGTCGTAGCGATTTGCAGTCGAACGCCTTGTCGGCGACCAGCGCCGTCGGCTTTTGCTTCGGTCGGCCCGGCTTGCCCGCGACGGCAGGCATCTCGATGACCAACGGCAAGCAGGTATTCACGTCATGTTGATTAGCAGGTTGCAATTGGACTACCAGCGGAATTTGGTGGTTTTGCTGACCGAGAATACCGCGAGCATCAAGTTTGCGGACCACCAGCTTATCTAACACCGCCGGTGCCATCTGGGTTCACTGCTTTCGTCGCACCCACGAATTTATACACAGCCCAGCGAATTTGTACTCAAAACGGATTTTGTACACAAAGCCCCCATCCGACTGTACTTTTGTATAGTATCGCAATCCCCTATTCCGATAGGCCACTTGGACGCCGATTGCTTCTACGTTTCCGCGGAGCGGGTACGCTACCCGTTTCTAATCGGTCAGCCCGTAGGCGTGTTGTCGAATCAAGGGGCCTGTGTAATTGCCCGGTCCTATGAATTGAAGGCTTACGAGGTCACCGTTGCGTTGCCAATCTGGGAAGCCCAGCCAAAATGCCCGCACGCGATTTACGTGAAGCGGGATTTTGAATGGTACGAGTGCTTGTCACGTCGGCTGCTAGGCATTTTGCAAACAGTCAGCCCAACAGTCGAATACTACAGCATCGACGAAATGTTTTTTGAGGCTGACGGCATTGACCCACGGCCATTGCAGCGACGGATTCTCAATGAAGTTGGTATCCCTGTCACCATTGGTATTTCTAAAACGCGGTCTCTCGCCAAGCTGGCCTCGGACAACGCCAAGCCGTTCGGCTGCTGGACCGCAACCAGCGATGAACAGATTGCCGAGTTGCTGGTTGATCGGCCCGTGGATGAAATTACTGGGATTGCCAAACGTAGCAGCCGCAAGCTGGCTCCCTACGGCATTACGACGTGTGCCGACTTTGCCCGGGCCGACCGCCGTTTAATTCGCAAGCTACTCACCAAAACCGGCGAATCGTTGTGGTGGGAATTAAACGGCCATCCTGTTACGCCAATCAGTACCACACGGCTACCGCACAAGATTCTTTCCCGTGGTGGGAGCGTCGGCAAAGCGACAGACGACCCAGCCCGCTGTGAGGCGTGGCTAGTCCGCAACGTGGAGCGGCTAATTGAGGCACTTGATTATCACCTGGTCTATACCGAGCAAATTGCCCTGGCGGTGGAGTACAAAGACGCCAGCGGCGACGGCCGCCCTTGCTCGATTCGGCCATCGGCGGCAAGTGGTTCGATCCGTTTCCATAATTCATCCGGTACCAGCAATTTGGCCATGACAATCCTCCTTGATCGGTCGTCTCTAAAACAAACGACATCAAGGTAACCACACGGCCAAAAATCAAAAATACGGTTTTGTTATAGCCTCCAAGCTAAAACTGACTCTTAATGCCGTTCAGTGAACGGTCCCGGTTGGCCATCCCACGTGAGATTGATAGTAATCGAATCGGTTGGCCCGGTGATTTCTTGGGTGAGTCCGGAAGAATCGAAGTCAGCGTACTTTTTCGGCGCGTGCCATTTTAAGATTTCTGCGCCGATCGGTTCGTGCGAGACAACCGTTACCCGGTGTTTTCCGGTAACCGCTCCGTCGCCTGATTCAAAGCAACTAAGGACAAACTTGCCGTCCTTATCGAGTCCGCCGCTAGATGCCCGCGAGTCCTTTGGGGCGAAGGTTACGTATCCGTAGGCCAACGGCTTGCCGTCGATCAATACATGACCGGAAACCGGAACCCGCACGGGGCGTCCGTCACCGCAGCCCATGGTTGCAATGAGTGCGCAGCCGGCTGCCATGCCCAACCATGACCGACCAAAAATCGTCCGATCACTGGAGATTGAAAGAATCTCCCTTGCTGATGGTAGCCATCGCATTGTAGTTTTTGGAGTCGATGGTATCGGTGAAGAACCGCACGTGGCCGTCGGCGAAAAGGAAATTGCCGCCGCCCACGTGGTCGCTGCCGAACGCGCCAACAATGTAAACGCCGCTGTCATTCCAAATGGGAGGCGAGGGGGTGGAAGAACCGGGAATTGTATTGAGCGGCAATTCGGTTGTACGCAATGAATCGAGATGTCGATTAGCGACGCTCCAAATGTTGCTGCTGACCGCCGTGTTGCCAGCGCGAATTTCGCCCACCAAGGCGGTTTTGCTGAGGCCATCGGTAATGTCGATGAAGCGTTTGGTGAGCAGATACACAAACGCGCCGGTGTTGTGGAGCTTTACCGGGTCGGCACTGTCGCCATTCGATGGGCCATTGGTGCCACTAACAAAGGCGTAGGTTCCCGTGGTGTAGAAGGGGCTAGCATTGGGGGCCTGGCCGTCGGGCGTAGGGAGTGTTTGGCTCGACGGGCAAACGTACACCGCTGGTCGTTGTGCCAGCCCATTCAGTTTGTTTGGATCCGTTTTCCAGGCCTGCATGGTGGGGTCTTCGGTGAGCAGTCGCTCCGAATCGAACGGGCTAAGCATGTTGTAGAGCAGTTGTTCTTCCAAATAGGGCAAAATCAGCACGAAGCCGCTCATGTTGCAATAGTATTGGAGCTGAGTGTTCGCAATTGCACATTCCTCACCGCGATAGCCATCGCAACCGTAACGGCCGGGGGGTAATCTTTTTTTGACGTTGACGTAGTTCTGGAGCGCCAAACCGATTTGTTTGAGATTGTTGGCGCATTGGCCGCGGTGGGCTGCTTCCCGCGCCGCCTGCACCGCCGGCAGCAGCAAGGCGATGAGAATGCCGATGATAGCAATCACCACCAGCAGTTCGACGAGCGTAAAGGCCGAGCTCCTTGTTCCCCTCGTGCCTCGCCGGCCAGTGTGGGGACTCGGCTCGAATAAGTTTTCCGTAATCAGACTTGTAAGCAAACTGTTACAGCTTGGCGACATTGGGATCAATGTGCGCGCCAACACTCCCGGCCGTCGCGACAGAGGTTGCATGCAACCGCTCCCAAGCAAGATAGAATCCCCAATAAACCGACCGATAAGCCCCTACAGTTATCGCTGAGTACCATTGCGATTTACGAAAAAAAAGCGACTAGACCCAAAAATTGACATAAAAATAGGGAAATAGCCAAACGTTCGGAATTTGTCATTCCAGGCTGAACCGATGTCGGCTTAGAGGCCAGGTCTTCACGTAGCAATATAAGAATCAACCACCACAAACGCTCCGTGCGCTAGTGTTTAACGCTCTTAGCAGGAAACATCTCCGCTGAGTTCGCTTCGTAGCCGATGTTCTGAAGCGCCTGCGGGCCTAGCCTTTCAGACAATTGCGCCAAATATAAACTTTGCGGCGAGACCCGTTTGCCTGGCGAATCCATAATCCCCAGCGTTAACTTCGGTTCTTTATCGAACGGTCTTGCGGTGGGCACGTTCTCGCCAATGCATCCGATCATCCAATTATCCACACCCGGCGGATTTTGGATGACAAACGACTTCGCGATGCAATTCCAGGCCACGGCCCAGCCCATCGTCCAACCGTGGCCAGTTCCCATTTCGCCACGATTCATGTAGTCGATTCCTCCGTTAGGCACCGTGCAATTATCTACCAGCATGCCCGTCGACCAGCGCATGTGCGGCTGGATGTGGCCATTGCCGTAAAAAGTGCAATTTAGCAGCACAATGGGTCCTGTTTGACCGCTTCCGGTCGCTGCATAAAACACCTCGTCCCCCTTGCCCGAACAACGGTCGAGCAGCAGTTGGCTGGCGTTGGTGCCGAAGTCAGCAGGCTTGGCCGCTCCCAACGTGTGCTTCTCGTGATTCACAACCACTTTCAGCAGCGTAATCCGTCGCCCTCCAATTCCGACTGAGTTCACCGTGTTGTCCATGGTCACATCTTGAACCCAGCAATCTTCACCGACGATGTGTAGGCCCGAATACGTGGCAGCCGTCATCTCCACAGCCTGGGGAGGCGAAGCGATGCGCAAATGCTCGATGCCAGCTTGCATCACCATCGCCGGCAGAATTACTTTTTCGACCGTCGCTCCCGGGGGGGGCAAGAATTTTGCATCGAAGCAGTCCGACAGCGGAATGTCGACCGTAATTGTAT
This genomic stretch from Pirellulales bacterium harbors:
- a CDS encoding site-2 protease family protein, coding for MSAYRWRLFKLFGIPISVNLSWVVILALITLTISASIPAWTNEYFGASASQLVLWQRWLLGLIAALTFFACIVLHELGHALVARSWGLPIQGITLFLFGGVSELKGEPTSAASEFWMAVAGPFVSLLLGLVFGLLAWLGYQAGWSPPIVVVFGYLGAINLLLLAFNMVPAFPLDGGRVLRSALWATTGNLRRATHWASAAGQVFAWLLIAWGIVQLFAGNWLGGIWLGLIGMFLNDAAQSSYRQVIIRNALRGEPVRRFMNSQPIVVPQSLDLSHWVEDYVYRFHHRAFPVTSNGHLEGYISTQEHSKMPRTEWIRRTVGEVMQRNLEPIEITPEADALAALGKMQRSGCSRLLVVEHEQLLGIISVKDLLQFLDLKMELESGEDNTLDRCT
- a CDS encoding transposase — encoded protein: MAPAVLDKLVVRKLDARGILGQQNHQIPLVVQLQPANQHDVNTCLPLVIEMPAVAGKPGRPKQKPTALVADKAFDCKSLRQLLRWLGIVPLIPHRGQSQAGLGTMRWFIERTLSWLHQFRRLRTRWDRNPLVHQAFLTLAAAVICYRTWINQS
- a CDS encoding DUF1559 domain-containing protein, encoding MSPSCNSLLTSLITENLFEPSPHTGRRGTRGTRSSAFTLVELLVVIAIIGILIALLLPAVQAAREAAHRGQCANNLKQIGLALQNYVNVKKRLPPGRYGCDGYRGEECAIANTQLQYYCNMSGFVLILPYLEEQLLYNMLSPFDSERLLTEDPTMQAWKTDPNKLNGLAQRPAVYVCPSSQTLPTPDGQAPNASPFYTTGTYAFVSGTNGPSNGDSADPVKLHNTGAFVYLLTKRFIDITDGLSKTALVGEIRAGNTAVSSNIWSVANRHLDSLRTTELPLNTIPGSSTPSPPIWNDSGVYIVGAFGSDHVGGGNFLFADGHVRFFTDTIDSKNYNAMATISKGDSFNLQ